A single region of the Fusobacterium sp. genome encodes:
- a CDS encoding DeoR/GlpR family DNA-binding transcription regulator encodes MLAIQRLKEIEKILNEKGSVIISTLSRQFNVSEETIRRDLDKLEKTKVLKRVRGGAYLQSETDKQVPLEIREKIYLEEKHEIANKSIEFIQDGDTLMIDSSTTAVCVAQNINKYEKKVTVITNSIRVVEVFQDSKWVKIVCVGGSFRKRTKSFIGTQAVNQLETLYANKAFVSCTAVNRKFGVTDDSEREAEIRRKMIANSEETFLIADRTKFDNLESHLICGLEKINHIITDQKLSNEWEESLKKLKVDIVYI; translated from the coding sequence ATGCTGGCAATTCAAAGATTAAAAGAGATTGAGAAAATCTTAAATGAAAAGGGAAGTGTGATAATAAGCACACTAAGCAGACAATTCAATGTATCTGAAGAAACTATAAGACGTGATTTAGATAAACTTGAGAAAACGAAAGTTTTGAAAAGAGTAAGAGGAGGTGCATACCTCCAGTCAGAAACTGACAAGCAGGTTCCATTAGAAATAAGAGAAAAAATATATCTTGAAGAAAAACATGAAATAGCAAATAAATCTATTGAATTTATTCAAGATGGGGATACTTTAATGATAGACAGCAGTACTACAGCTGTATGTGTGGCTCAGAATATAAATAAATACGAGAAAAAGGTTACTGTAATAACTAACTCGATAAGAGTTGTAGAAGTATTTCAAGATTCCAAATGGGTAAAAATAGTATGTGTTGGGGGAAGTTTTAGAAAGAGAACAAAATCTTTTATAGGAACTCAAGCTGTAAATCAGCTGGAAACTCTTTATGCAAATAAAGCATTTGTAAGCTGTACAGCAGTTAATAGAAAATTTGGAGTGACAGATGATAGTGAAAGGGAAGCAGAAATCAGAAGAAAAATGATAGCTAATTCAGAAGAAACATTCTTGATAGCAGATAGAACTAAGTTTGATAATCTGGAATCTCATTTGATCTGTGGATTGGAAAAAATAAATCATATTATAACAGATCAGAAATTATCAAATGAATGGGAAGAATCTCTTAAAAAACTGAAGGTAGACATTGTATATATATAA
- a CDS encoding L-fuculose-phosphate aldolase, with protein sequence MLLEKERKEVMEYGRRMIKEGLTKGTGGNISVVNREKNLMAITPSGIDYLEIIPEDIVVIDVQTGKIADGNKVPSSEADMHRIFYKYKNDINAMVHTHSKYAAGYSCINQKLPAIHYLLAVAGTDVPCAEYATYGTVRLAKNAFKAMEGRKAVLLSNHGMLAGGANLSEAYNIAENVEFCCELYFIAKTVGDPKILSEKEMENMVERFKDYGKKSEEHEEI encoded by the coding sequence ATGTTATTAGAAAAAGAAAGAAAAGAAGTAATGGAATACGGCAGACGAATGATAAAAGAAGGTCTTACCAAAGGAACTGGAGGAAATATAAGTGTAGTTAACAGAGAAAAAAATCTTATGGCAATTACTCCAAGTGGAATTGATTATCTTGAAATAATTCCAGAAGATATTGTAGTCATAGATGTACAGACTGGAAAAATAGCAGATGGAAATAAAGTTCCTTCAAGTGAAGCAGATATGCACAGAATATTTTATAAATATAAAAATGATATAAATGCAATGGTGCATACTCATTCAAAATATGCAGCAGGTTATTCATGCATCAATCAAAAACTTCCAGCAATACATTATCTTCTGGCAGTAGCAGGAACTGATGTGCCTTGTGCAGAATATGCAACTTATGGAACTGTGAGATTAGCTAAAAATGCTTTCAAAGCAATGGAGGGAAGAAAAGCAGTACTTCTCAGCAATCATGGGATGCTGGCAGGAGGGGCCAACCTGTCAGAAGCCTATAATATAGCTGAAAATGTAGAATTTTGTTGTGAATTATATTTTATAGCAAAAACTGTGGGGGATCCAAAAATTCTTTCAGAAAAAGAGATGGAGAATATGGTAGAAAGATTTAAAGATTATGGAAAAAAATCAGAAGAACATGAAGAAATCTAG
- a CDS encoding Na+/H+ antiporter NhaC family protein, producing the protein MEKKGNIKGLIPLFVFLGLYAGAGIFTGSFGNMPLLTAFMITMGLSFCLNKEGKKETLDEKVDIFCKGAGESTLILMVVIFLLAGAFYSVADAMGAVSSTVNLGLSVLPAKMLLPGLFLVGCALSFSMGTSMGTVSALTPVAVGIARETGIALPLVCGVVIGGAMFGDNMSFISDTTIAATRTQEVGMKDKFKVNFAIVLPAVIINMILISFMGGNGIEGKVYEYNLVNIIPYISIIVLALTGLNVINVLGIGIALGLGIGLFHGSFTFVEIFGILQRGLGWMEDMSIIAIVVGGVVALMDHFGGISYLLENLTARIKSKKGAETGIAVLVSLLDLATTNNTVSIITAGPLAKDIADKFGVDRKRVAGLLDLFSSAFQGLMPYAGQILMAAGMAQISPASIVPYSWYSMLMIMMGALSIATGLPNFKDSKA; encoded by the coding sequence ATGGAGAAAAAAGGAAATATCAAAGGCTTGATTCCACTGTTTGTATTTTTAGGGTTATATGCAGGAGCTGGAATCTTTACAGGAAGTTTTGGGAACATGCCGTTACTGACAGCATTTATGATTACCATGGGACTATCTTTCTGTTTAAATAAAGAGGGAAAAAAAGAAACATTAGATGAAAAAGTAGATATTTTCTGCAAGGGGGCAGGAGAATCTACATTGATTTTAATGGTGGTAATTTTTCTTTTGGCAGGAGCTTTTTATTCTGTAGCAGATGCTATGGGAGCTGTTAGTTCTACAGTAAATTTAGGACTATCTGTACTTCCAGCAAAGATGCTTCTTCCAGGGCTGTTTTTGGTAGGGTGTGCACTTAGCTTTTCAATGGGAACATCTATGGGAACTGTAAGTGCTTTGACGCCAGTAGCTGTAGGAATAGCAAGAGAAACTGGGATAGCACTGCCTTTGGTATGTGGGGTGGTTATAGGCGGAGCAATGTTTGGAGATAATATGTCATTCATTTCTGACACAACTATTGCAGCAACAAGAACTCAGGAAGTAGGAATGAAAGATAAATTCAAAGTCAATTTTGCTATAGTTCTTCCAGCAGTTATCATTAATATGATATTGATATCTTTTATGGGAGGAAACGGAATAGAAGGGAAAGTATATGAGTATAATCTTGTGAATATAATTCCATATATTTCTATCATTGTTCTGGCTCTTACAGGACTTAATGTAATTAATGTGTTGGGAATAGGAATAGCTTTAGGACTGGGAATAGGACTTTTCCATGGAAGTTTTACTTTTGTAGAAATTTTTGGAATACTTCAAAGAGGTCTTGGATGGATGGAGGATATGTCTATAATTGCTATTGTAGTTGGAGGGGTAGTTGCTCTTATGGATCATTTTGGTGGTATCAGCTATCTGCTGGAAAATCTTACAGCCAGAATAAAGAGTAAAAAAGGAGCTGAAACAGGAATTGCAGTTCTTGTGAGCCTTCTTGATTTAGCAACTACAAATAATACTGTATCAATTATTACAGCAGGACCTTTGGCAAAAGATATAGCAGATAAATTTGGTGTAGATCGTAAGAGAGTAGCAGGACTTCTTGATTTGTTCTCATCAGCATTTCAAGGGTTGATGCCTTATGCAGGACAGATATTGATGGCAGCAGGAATGGCTCAGATATCACCAGCTTCTATTGTACCTTATTCATGGTATTCTATGCTGATGATAATGATGGGAGCTTTGTCAATAGCTACAGGACTACCTAATTTTAAGGATAGCAAAGCATAG
- a CDS encoding S-methyl-5-thioribose-1-phosphate isomerase — protein sequence MNRMDQGLAFMLQYENIAWYENGKVRILDRRIYPREVKFVECSDYHEVRQAITDMVTQSAGPYTAAGMGMALAAHQAEGLSKEEQIAFLKEASDVISHARPTTVNRMKLITESCYEVGKEAVEQGKSAVEAIFQRTVDSLERRYGRMSEVAKNLVKLFPQKGKVMTQCFGETIVGCMGREIKNQNKDIEFFCPETRPYLQGARLTASVLKDQGFKVTVITDNMPAWTIKSKGIDVFTSAADSICMDGHIVNKVGTLQIAIVAKYFGIPYFVTGIPDEDKKLENIVIEERNPEEVLTCNGIKNTLEGVEAYYPSFDITPPHLVSGVVTDQGIYSPYNLAEYYEKEVEQYY from the coding sequence ATGAATAGAATGGACCAAGGATTAGCTTTTATGCTTCAATATGAAAATATTGCATGGTATGAAAATGGAAAAGTGAGAATTTTAGATAGAAGAATTTATCCAAGAGAAGTAAAATTTGTGGAGTGCAGTGATTATCATGAGGTAAGACAGGCTATTACAGATATGGTGACACAAAGTGCAGGACCTTATACAGCAGCAGGAATGGGAATGGCTCTGGCTGCTCATCAGGCAGAGGGGTTGTCTAAAGAGGAACAGATAGCTTTTTTAAAAGAAGCTTCTGATGTAATATCTCATGCAAGACCTACTACTGTAAATCGTATGAAACTGATAACTGAATCATGTTATGAAGTTGGGAAAGAAGCTGTTGAACAAGGAAAATCAGCTGTAGAAGCAATCTTTCAAAGAACAGTTGATTCTCTTGAGAGAAGGTATGGAAGAATGTCAGAAGTGGCTAAGAATCTTGTGAAGCTTTTTCCACAAAAAGGAAAAGTGATGACACAATGTTTTGGTGAAACAATTGTAGGGTGTATGGGAAGAGAAATAAAAAACCAAAATAAAGATATAGAATTTTTCTGCCCAGAAACAAGGCCATACCTTCAGGGAGCACGTCTTACAGCAAGTGTTTTGAAAGATCAAGGCTTTAAAGTTACAGTAATTACAGATAATATGCCTGCATGGACAATAAAATCTAAAGGAATAGATGTATTTACTTCAGCAGCAGACTCTATCTGCATGGATGGACATATAGTAAATAAAGTGGGAACTCTGCAAATTGCTATAGTTGCAAAATATTTTGGAATTCCTTATTTTGTTACTGGTATTCCTGATGAAGATAAAAAGCTTGAAAATATAGTAATAGAGGAAAGAAATCCAGAAGAAGTGCTGACATGCAATGGCATAAAAAATACTTTAGAAGGAGTAGAAGCATATTACCCATCTTTTGATATTACTCCACCTCATTTAGTCAGTGGTGTTGTTACAGATCAGGGAATATATTCTCCATATAATCTGGCAGAATATTATGAGAAAGAAGTAGAACAATATTATTAA
- the mtnK gene encoding S-methyl-5-thioribose kinase, producing MNKYLEHFRMSAADAVEYTKYFGIFSNEAELRGEEIGDGNINYIFRVVEDKTGKSVVLKQADKFLRSSGRPLDLDRSRIEAEILKLEGEYAPEFVPEIYRYDNIMCVIVMEDISEYKNLRKELMDGKIFKNFADEISSFLVDTLLPTTDLVLDRGEKKDRVEAFINKELCDISECLVFTEPYVNDRNRNIVIPENMEFVKKYLYDDKELHVEAAKLKNNFMNNAQALIHGDLHSGSIFINEKGMKVIDPEFSFYGPMGYDIGNVIGNLFFPLINRKYLMEDGEKKKRFLEWLSKTISDIFDIFVIKFHKKYKEIVKDPLYVNEEFENWYLNQIMADSVGAAGMEIIRRVVGDSKVMEITSVTDVEKKVEIERELIKIGIKFIKERYNIKSGRELILKTY from the coding sequence ATGAATAAATATTTAGAACATTTTCGTATGTCAGCAGCAGATGCTGTTGAATATACAAAATATTTTGGAATTTTTTCAAATGAAGCTGAATTAAGAGGGGAAGAAATTGGAGATGGAAATATAAACTATATTTTCAGAGTAGTAGAAGATAAAACTGGAAAGTCTGTTGTATTAAAACAGGCAGATAAATTTTTACGTTCATCTGGGCGTCCTCTCGATTTAGATAGAAGCAGAATTGAAGCAGAAATACTGAAACTGGAAGGGGAATATGCTCCTGAATTTGTACCAGAAATATATCGTTATGATAATATTATGTGTGTAATAGTGATGGAAGATATTTCTGAATATAAGAATTTAAGAAAAGAGCTTATGGATGGAAAAATATTTAAAAATTTTGCTGATGAAATAAGCAGTTTTTTAGTGGATACACTTCTTCCAACAACAGATTTAGTTCTGGATAGAGGGGAGAAAAAAGACAGAGTAGAAGCTTTTATAAATAAAGAACTGTGTGATATATCAGAATGTCTTGTATTTACAGAGCCTTATGTTAATGACAGAAACAGAAATATTGTTATTCCAGAAAATATGGAGTTTGTAAAAAAATACTTATATGATGATAAAGAACTTCATGTTGAAGCAGCAAAACTAAAAAATAATTTTATGAATAATGCACAAGCTCTTATTCATGGTGATCTTCATTCAGGTTCTATATTCATTAATGAAAAAGGAATGAAAGTCATCGACCCAGAATTTTCTTTTTATGGTCCTATGGGCTATGACATTGGAAATGTTATTGGAAATCTATTCTTTCCTTTGATAAATAGAAAATATCTTATGGAAGATGGAGAAAAGAAAAAGAGATTTCTAGAATGGCTTTCTAAAACTATTTCAGATATTTTTGATATATTTGTTATAAAGTTTCATAAAAAGTATAAGGAGATAGTGAAAGATCCTCTTTATGTAAATGAAGAATTTGAAAACTGGTATTTAAATCAGATAATGGCAGACTCAGTAGGTGCAGCAGGTATGGAGATCATCAGAAGAGTAGTAGGAGATTCTAAGGTGATGGAGATAACAAGTGTCACTGATGTAGAAAAAAAGGTAGAGATAGAAAGAGAACTTATTAAGATTGGAATAAAATTTATAAAAGAAAGATATAATATAAAGTCAGGAAGAGAATTGATTTTAAAAACATATTAA
- a CDS encoding YcxB family protein: protein MNILFENKYYSDKKVLLEYVKDVHCKFPRIIGFLFMLIALLYIYLILFKMRSLRFVMAVLTIFIFIISLRLIFYHLVYLKNMKKSSLNLHNGQTPESILQFTESNIALKEGKISMEFEYNQIKKIKEYKLAYVLMIGKKQGLILKKDSFSIGTFEEFKKFITEKIK, encoded by the coding sequence ATGAATATATTATTTGAAAATAAATATTACTCTGATAAAAAAGTTCTACTTGAATATGTAAAAGATGTCCATTGCAAATTTCCTCGAATAATTGGATTTTTATTCATGCTTATTGCACTGCTGTATATTTATCTTATATTATTTAAAATGAGAAGCTTACGTTTTGTTATGGCTGTATTAACTATATTCATTTTCATCATTTCATTACGATTAATTTTCTATCATTTAGTTTATCTGAAAAATATGAAAAAATCTTCTCTTAATCTACATAATGGACAAACACCAGAATCTATTTTACAATTTACTGAGAGTAATATTGCTTTAAAAGAAGGTAAAATATCAATGGAGTTTGAATATAATCAAATCAAGAAAATAAAAGAGTATAAGTTAGCCTATGTCTTAATGATTGGGAAAAAGCAAGGATTAATATTAAAAAAAGATAGTTTTTCAATTGGAACTTTTGAAGAATTTAAAAAATTTATAACTGAAAAAATTAAATAA
- a CDS encoding chorismate mutase — protein sequence MNRLEEARKIINEVDKEVAALFQKRMQAVEDVILYKLENNMPIFDGGREKQVIEKNCAYITEEKYIESYKEFIQNLMDTSKRYQATIINKGVVAYQGTMGAFSHIASKKVFPDSKLKSFATFEDVFKAVADGNASYGVIPFENSFTGEVGEVLDLLLKYDCHISGIYDLKIDQNLLGLKEAQIKDIEKVYSHHQALSQCQTFLKGTNFEAIPYPNTALAAKFVSEAGDIHKAAIASRETAELYDLKILVENINTSIENTTRFITLTKKLEEKGDRFNLLFTVDHNAGQLAHIIQIVAEHGFNMESIKSRSLHNLPWQYFFYVEIVGELKEQRAKDLIDAMRKNCKDLKILGSYSVK from the coding sequence ATGAATAGATTGGAAGAAGCAAGAAAGATTATAAATGAAGTAGATAAAGAAGTAGCTGCTCTTTTCCAAAAGAGAATGCAGGCTGTAGAAGATGTCATTCTCTATAAGCTGGAAAATAATATGCCTATTTTTGATGGTGGCAGAGAAAAACAAGTTATAGAAAAAAACTGTGCTTACATTACAGAAGAAAAATATATTGAATCATATAAGGAATTTATTCAGAATCTTATGGATACTTCTAAAAGATACCAAGCTACTATAATCAATAAAGGTGTAGTTGCATATCAAGGAACTATGGGAGCTTTTTCCCATATAGCATCAAAAAAAGTTTTTCCAGATTCAAAATTAAAATCATTTGCAACTTTTGAAGATGTATTCAAAGCAGTTGCTGATGGTAATGCTTCTTATGGTGTCATTCCTTTTGAAAATTCATTTACTGGAGAAGTGGGAGAAGTTCTTGATCTTCTTTTAAAATATGATTGTCATATCTCTGGAATTTATGACCTTAAAATAGATCAGAATTTATTAGGATTAAAAGAGGCTCAAATAAAAGATATAGAAAAAGTTTATTCTCATCATCAAGCTTTATCTCAATGTCAAACTTTCTTAAAAGGAACTAATTTTGAAGCTATTCCATATCCTAATACTGCATTAGCAGCAAAATTCGTAAGTGAAGCTGGAGATATACATAAAGCTGCTATTGCCAGCAGAGAAACTGCAGAACTTTATGATTTAAAAATTCTAGTAGAAAATATAAATACAAGTATAGAAAATACTACAAGATTTATTACATTAACTAAAAAACTTGAAGAAAAAGGAGATAGATTTAATCTTTTATTTACTGTTGACCACAATGCAGGACAGCTTGCACATATTATTCAAATAGTAGCTGAACATGGGTTCAATATGGAAAGTATCAAATCTCGTTCTCTCCATAATCTTCCTTGGCAGTACTTCTTCTATGTAGAAATAGTAGGGGAATTAAAAGAACAGAGAGCAAAAGATTTGATAGATGCTATGAGAAAAAATTGTAAAGATCTTAAAATTTTAGGAAGTTACTCTGTAAAATAA
- the aroB gene encoding 3-dehydroquinate synthase, with the protein MKLRIELKEKCYDIYIEKGILHKIKEYINLDRKVMIVSDKGVPEKYIDIIKTQCPNGYSIVVEQGEGAKSFKVFEEVCKRLLDLGFHRNDLIIALGGGVIGDLGGFAAASYMRGIDFINIPTTTLSQIDSSIGGKTAINLGDTKNIIGAFYQPKGVFIDLEVLETLSERHYYNGLVEALKAGLIYDKELFDIFENKNINDNLQEIVYRALLVKKDVVEKDEKEENLRKILNFGHTVGHGIEGFFHLKDVLHGEGVAMGMLPMIEDEDLRERTKKILKKMNIDTDIEYDREKVFELMLKDKKADQDKITLVKVREVGKAELVKVPIEECKNYLK; encoded by the coding sequence ATGAAACTGAGAATAGAGCTCAAAGAAAAATGCTATGATATTTATATTGAAAAGGGGATACTTCATAAAATAAAAGAATATATAAACTTAGATAGAAAAGTTATGATAGTATCAGATAAAGGAGTTCCTGAAAAGTATATAGATATAATAAAAACTCAATGTCCAAATGGATACTCTATAGTTGTAGAACAAGGAGAGGGAGCAAAAAGTTTTAAAGTATTTGAAGAAGTATGCAAAAGACTTCTTGATCTAGGATTTCACAGAAATGATTTAATAATAGCACTTGGTGGAGGAGTAATAGGAGATTTAGGAGGTTTTGCAGCAGCTTCTTATATGAGGGGGATAGACTTTATAAATATTCCAACTACTACACTGTCACAGATAGATAGTTCTATTGGAGGAAAGACAGCAATAAATCTTGGAGATACTAAAAATATAATAGGAGCTTTTTATCAGCCAAAAGGGGTATTTATAGATCTGGAGGTTCTGGAAACTCTTTCTGAGAGGCACTATTACAATGGACTTGTAGAAGCATTGAAGGCAGGACTCATATATGACAAGGAACTTTTTGATATATTTGAAAATAAAAACATAAATGATAATCTTCAAGAGATAGTATACAGAGCACTCTTAGTAAAAAAAGATGTGGTGGAGAAAGATGAAAAAGAAGAAAATCTGAGAAAGATATTAAACTTTGGACACACTGTAGGGCATGGAATAGAGGGGTTCTTTCATCTGAAAGATGTGCTTCATGGAGAAGGAGTAGCTATGGGAATGCTTCCTATGATAGAAGATGAAGATTTAAGAGAGAGAACTAAAAAGATATTGAAGAAAATGAATATAGATACAGATATAGAATATGACAGAGAAAAAGTGTTTGAACTTATGCTTAAAGATAAAAAAGCTGATCAAGATAAAATAACTCTGGTAAAGGTAAGAGAGGTGGGAAAAGCTGAATTAGTAAAAGTTCCAATAGAAGAATGTAAAAATTATCTTAAATAA
- the aroC gene encoding chorismate synthase: MQSTIGNSIKLSLFGESHGTAIGIVIDGLAPGIKLDTDFIQQQLEKRKPKGKISTQRHEADDFKIVSGYFNGYTTGTPLCLIIENKSQLSKDYEKTKSIMRPSHADYTADEKYMGYQDYRGGGHFSGRTTAPLVAAGAIFIQILKSKGIEIGTHILECKNEKDKDFSSDEIMLLKEIRELNEKYFPVLEKDAEEKMKKIIEKAGEKLDSVGGILETAVTGLPGGIGEPYFNSVESVLSHLVYSIPAVKGIEFGAGFGITDMYGSEANDSFYYENGKVKTKTNNNGGINGGITNSMPLIMRTAIKPTPSIYKEQESIDISKEENVKFNIEGRHDPAIIHRARVVIDSMTAFGLLDLICMRYGYMWMTDKK, from the coding sequence ATGCAGAGTACAATAGGAAATAGTATAAAGCTCAGTCTTTTTGGGGAATCACATGGAACAGCTATTGGAATAGTAATAGATGGATTGGCTCCAGGAATAAAATTAGATACTGACTTTATACAGCAGCAGCTGGAGAAAAGAAAACCGAAAGGTAAAATATCAACTCAAAGACATGAAGCAGATGATTTTAAAATAGTCAGTGGATATTTTAATGGATATACAACAGGTACACCACTGTGCCTTATAATTGAAAATAAATCACAGTTGAGCAAAGATTATGAAAAAACTAAAAGTATAATGAGACCTTCTCATGCTGATTATACAGCAGATGAAAAATATATGGGATATCAGGACTATAGAGGGGGAGGACATTTTTCTGGAAGAACAACAGCACCTTTGGTAGCAGCAGGAGCAATATTCATTCAGATACTTAAATCAAAAGGAATAGAAATAGGAACCCATATATTAGAATGTAAAAATGAAAAAGATAAAGATTTTTCATCAGATGAAATAATGCTGCTAAAAGAAATCAGAGAATTAAATGAAAAATATTTTCCTGTACTGGAAAAAGATGCAGAAGAAAAAATGAAAAAAATAATAGAAAAAGCAGGAGAGAAATTGGATTCAGTAGGAGGTATACTGGAAACTGCTGTAACAGGACTGCCAGGTGGGATAGGAGAACCATATTTTAATTCAGTAGAAAGTGTACTTTCTCATCTTGTATACTCTATACCAGCAGTAAAAGGAATTGAATTTGGAGCTGGTTTTGGAATAACAGATATGTATGGAAGTGAAGCTAATGACAGTTTTTATTATGAAAATGGAAAAGTAAAAACTAAAACAAATAATAATGGAGGCATTAATGGAGGAATAACAAATTCTATGCCACTTATAATGAGAACTGCTATAAAACCTACACCATCAATATATAAAGAGCAGGAAAGTATAGATATATCTAAAGAAGAAAATGTAAAATTTAATATAGAAGGAAGGCATGACCCAGCCATAATACACAGAGCAAGAGTAGTTATAGATTCTATGACAGCATTTGGGCTGCTTGACCTCATATGTATGAGATATGGATATATGTGGATGACAGATAAAAAATAA
- the aroF gene encoding 3-deoxy-7-phosphoheptulonate synthase translates to MIITLKKNTPQEEIQKMIEALESKNDVAVTLISGENYNVFGIVGDTTKIDEKALKANPYVEDVTRIAAPYKKANRLFHPEDSIIDVAGIKIGSGQKIAVIGGPCSVEGECSVMEIAKEVKEAGASMLRGGAYKPRTSPYAFQGMASEGIQCLVKARETYGLPIVSELMSADKIDEFVENVDLIQIGARNMQNFDLLKAVGKINKPILLKRGLSNTIEEWIMSAEYIMAGGNENVILCERGIRTFEKYTRNTLDLSVIPIIKQKTHLPIIIDPSHATGNWEYVESMALAAIAAGADGLIIEVHNDPEHAWSDGAQSLKPKKFKHLIEQGRKIAKVIGRDM, encoded by the coding sequence ATGATAATAACTTTAAAAAAGAACACACCACAAGAGGAAATTCAAAAGATGATTGAGGCATTAGAAAGTAAAAATGATGTAGCTGTGACTCTTATATCAGGAGAAAACTACAATGTATTTGGTATTGTAGGAGATACAACAAAAATAGATGAAAAAGCATTAAAGGCAAATCCATATGTTGAAGATGTAACTAGAATAGCAGCACCATATAAGAAAGCCAACAGACTTTTTCACCCAGAAGATAGTATCATAGATGTGGCAGGAATTAAAATAGGATCAGGACAGAAAATAGCTGTAATAGGAGGTCCTTGTTCTGTAGAGGGAGAATGCTCTGTTATGGAGATAGCCAAAGAAGTAAAGGAAGCAGGAGCTTCTATGCTTAGAGGGGGAGCTTACAAACCTCGTACATCACCATATGCTTTTCAGGGAATGGCAAGTGAAGGAATACAATGTCTGGTGAAAGCAAGAGAAACTTATGGGCTTCCAATAGTAAGTGAACTTATGAGTGCAGATAAGATAGATGAATTTGTTGAAAATGTAGACCTTATTCAAATAGGAGCAAGAAATATGCAGAACTTTGATCTGCTAAAAGCAGTAGGAAAAATAAATAAACCTATCCTTTTAAAAAGAGGACTTTCAAATACTATAGAGGAATGGATAATGTCAGCTGAATATATTATGGCTGGAGGAAATGAGAATGTAATACTTTGTGAAAGAGGAATCAGAACTTTTGAAAAATATACTAGAAATACTCTTGATCTTAGTGTTATCCCTATTATCAAACAGAAAACACATCTTCCTATAATAATTGACCCTTCTCATGCTACAGGAAACTGGGAATATGTGGAATCAATGGCATTGGCAGCTATTGCAGCAGGGGCAGATGGGCTTATTATAGAGGTGCATAATGATCCTGAACATGCTTGGAGTGATGGAGCTCAATCATTAAAACCTAAAAAATTCAAACATTTGATAGAACAGGGAAGAAAAATAGCAAAAGTCATTGGAAGAGATATGTAG